The Paracoccus sp. MC1862 genome includes a window with the following:
- a CDS encoding TIGR00282 family metallophosphoesterase, with protein sequence MRILFLGDVMGRAGRRAITERLAGLKARLKADFTIVNGENASGGMGLTAPHARLILDAGADCITLGDHAFDQKDMLSFVEDEPRVLRPLNYAREAPGRGHRVFEDARGRKVLVLQALGQVFMKRPFDDPFSAVDRVLRAHPPGGLVQAAVVDFHAEATSEKMAMGHYCDGRASLVVGTHTHVPTADTQVLPRGTAYQSDAGMCGDYDSVIGMDKAEPMRRFLTGMGRERFSPAEGEATLSGVLVVTDDRSGLATAVEPVRDGGRLMQAPA encoded by the coding sequence ATGCGAATCCTTTTTCTGGGCGACGTGATGGGCCGGGCCGGGCGGCGGGCGATCACCGAGCGGCTTGCCGGGCTGAAGGCGCGGCTGAAGGCCGACTTCACCATCGTCAACGGCGAGAATGCCAGCGGCGGCATGGGCCTGACCGCGCCGCACGCGCGGCTGATCCTGGACGCGGGCGCCGATTGCATCACGCTGGGCGACCATGCCTTCGACCAGAAGGACATGCTGTCCTTTGTCGAGGATGAGCCGCGCGTCCTGCGGCCCCTGAACTATGCGCGCGAGGCGCCTGGCCGCGGCCACCGGGTCTTCGAGGACGCCCGCGGGCGCAAGGTGCTGGTCCTGCAGGCGCTGGGGCAGGTGTTCATGAAGCGTCCCTTCGACGATCCCTTCAGCGCCGTGGACCGAGTGCTGCGGGCGCATCCCCCGGGCGGGCTGGTGCAGGCGGCGGTGGTGGATTTCCATGCCGAGGCCACCAGCGAGAAGATGGCGATGGGGCATTACTGCGACGGCCGCGCCAGCCTCGTGGTCGGCACCCACACCCATGTGCCGACCGCCGACACCCAGGTTCTGCCGCGCGGCACCGCCTATCAGTCCGATGCGGGCATGTGCGGCGACTATGACAGCGTCATCGGCATGGACAAGGCCGAGCCGATGCGCCGCTTCCTGACCGGCATGGGGCGCGAACGCTTCAGCCCCGCCGAGGGCGAGGCAACGCTGTCGGGCGTCCTTGTCGTCACCGACGACCGCAGCGGGCTTGCCACGGCGGTCGAGCCCGTACGCGACGGCGGGCGGCTGATGCAGGCCCCCGCCTGA
- the rarD gene encoding EamA family transporter RarD, translating into MSPHDSPRGLAFGIGAYLIWGVIPLYLHGLAHVSPAEVIAHRVLWSLPIALVVLGHHGQFGTVIATLRQPRLVAMAAVTAALISLNWLVYVWAIANGQTIEAALGYYINPLFNVLLGWTLLGERLTRPQLAAISLAALAVALLTIAAGGLPVVALSLTLSWGIYAYCKRRLPLPPNEGFTVEVLLLFPFAAAYVLWLAFTGQNHFGTNAHDTLLLAGTGLITAVPLMLYANGAKLLRLSTMGVLQYLAPTMVFLTAVLVFREPFEGVRLIAFPLIWVALVLYTATLIPRRA; encoded by the coding sequence ATGAGCCCCCATGATTCCCCCCGCGGTCTGGCCTTCGGCATCGGCGCCTACCTGATCTGGGGCGTGATCCCCCTGTATCTGCACGGCCTTGCCCATGTGTCGCCGGCCGAGGTGATCGCGCACCGGGTCCTGTGGTCGCTGCCCATCGCGCTGGTCGTGCTGGGGCACCATGGGCAGTTCGGGACTGTCATCGCCACCCTGCGCCAGCCGCGCCTGGTCGCAATGGCAGCCGTGACGGCGGCGCTGATCTCGCTCAACTGGCTGGTCTATGTCTGGGCGATCGCGAACGGCCAGACGATTGAGGCGGCGCTGGGCTATTACATCAACCCCCTGTTCAACGTGCTGCTGGGTTGGACGCTGCTGGGTGAGCGGCTGACGCGGCCGCAACTGGCCGCGATCTCGCTGGCGGCGCTGGCCGTGGCGCTGCTGACGATCGCGGCAGGCGGGCTGCCTGTGGTCGCGCTGTCGCTGACGCTGAGCTGGGGCATCTACGCTTATTGCAAGCGCCGCCTGCCCCTGCCCCCGAACGAGGGCTTCACGGTCGAGGTGCTGCTGCTGTTTCCCTTTGCCGCAGCCTATGTGCTGTGGCTGGCCTTCACGGGGCAGAATCACTTCGGCACCAACGCCCATGACACGCTGCTGCTGGCCGGGACCGGGCTGATCACCGCCGTGCCGCTGATGCTTTATGCCAATGGCGCCAAGCTGCTGCGGCTGTCCACGATGGGCGTGCTGCAGTATCTCGCGCCGACAATGGTGTTCCTGACCGCCGTCCTGGTCTTCCGCGAACCCTTTGAAGGGGTGCGGCTGATCGCCTTTCCGCTGATCTGGGTCGCGCTGGTGCTTTACACCGCGACGCTGATCCCGCGCCGCGCCTGA
- a CDS encoding phosphatase PAP2 family protein: MSDSIIDTLHEADVALSVEAGQFRDHAAVEAAGFLSEIADQPPAFTLAAVATVAGLVSGRSRLAEGGLRALASLWVATQIKSRIKSAVVRTRPYKLLEEGHYETGVNGPDEPDYNSFPSGHTADAVAAARAIGRVAPNAGGPMLAAAGIVGLVQVPRAKHHLADVVAGAVVGLVAEAAVSALFDAARIRPRLRAGLRDRRG; this comes from the coding sequence ATGAGCGACAGCATCATCGACACCCTGCATGAAGCAGACGTTGCCCTGTCCGTCGAGGCAGGGCAGTTCCGCGACCACGCCGCCGTCGAGGCGGCGGGTTTCCTCAGCGAGATCGCCGACCAGCCCCCTGCCTTCACCCTCGCGGCCGTGGCGACGGTTGCGGGGCTTGTCAGCGGACGCTCGCGGCTGGCCGAGGGCGGGCTGCGGGCGTTGGCCTCGCTGTGGGTGGCGACGCAGATCAAGTCGCGGATCAAGTCCGCCGTGGTGCGGACCCGCCCCTACAAGCTGCTGGAGGAAGGCCATTACGAGACCGGCGTGAACGGCCCCGATGAGCCGGATTACAATTCCTTCCCCTCGGGGCATACGGCGGATGCAGTGGCGGCGGCCCGCGCCATCGGCCGGGTCGCCCCGAATGCGGGCGGGCCGATGCTGGCGGCGGCGGGCATCGTCGGATTGGTGCAGGTGCCCCGCGCCAAGCACCATCTTGCGGATGTGGTGGCGGGCGCCGTCGTGGGCCTTGTCGCCGAGGCGGCGGTCAGCGCGCTGTTCGACGCCGCGCGGATCAGGCCCCGGCTGCGGGCGGGCCTGCGCGACCGTCGTGGGTGA